The Bradysia coprophila strain Holo2 unplaced genomic scaffold, BU_Bcop_v1 contig_151, whole genome shotgun sequence genome contains a region encoding:
- the LOC119074964 gene encoding uncharacterized protein LOC119074964: MNKQSLFNFFNSRTDWFSAFTNGKNLRVAVILIAIYHMIISQILLFVMLLGLTHAEKMVGILLGDITDQKEREEYYEMPVNSNGESMNQVRFKAASELAASTTTTLYVGVAMATLYVCACFGLLFGTLKYRNEGIASWLVAQVVYEIVLISCAYAGVHYGFKEILGDHAKCFWLLVVLNVGVDCLNWLVVYCFYRILKEMKKLTKSATVWIPCPQPGNVQFSKENMYLGDGGHKHTLTENELSNPNYVV, from the exons ATGAATAAGCAgagtttattcaatttttttaactctCGAACGGATTGGTTCAGTGCATTTACAAATGGGAAGAATTTACGTGTTGCTGTTATTCTTATTGCGATATATCATATG ATTATCTCGCAAATTTTACTCTTTGTTATGTTGCTTGGGCTGACCCATGCCGAGAAAATGGTTGGGATATTGCTAGGTGATATAACCGATCAAAAGGAGCGTGAAGAATATTACGAAATGCCAGTTAATTCAAATGGTGAATCAATGAATCAGGTCCGGTTTAAGGCTGCGTCAGAGCTAGCTGCATCGACAACAACAACGTTATATGTCGGTGTTGCGATGGCCACTTTATATGTGTGTGCATGTTTTGGATTGTTATTCGGTACCCTCAAATACAGAAATGAAG GTATTGCATCATGGTTGGTGGCTCAAGTTGTTtacgaaattgttttgatttctTGTGCTTACGCGGGCGTGCACTATGGCTTTAAGGAGATTCTTGGTGATCATGCGAAATGCTTTT GGCTTTTGGTCGTTTTAAATGTTGGAGTCGATTGTTTAAATTGGTTGGTAGTGTATTGCTTCTACAGAatattaaaagaaatgaagaaattgaCCAAATCAGCAACGGTCTGGATACCCTGCCCACAACCTGGAAAT gttCAGTTCAGCAAGGAAAATATGTACCTTGGTGACGGTGGCCACAAACACACCTTAACCGAAAATGAACTTTCCAATCCGAATTACGTCGTgtaa
- the LOC119075023 gene encoding sorting nexin-8-like, translated as MDYDIITVQLVPEKKGLFLKHSEYEITSKKFKCTTFRRYNDFVNLHNLLVTQAPYRMIPRLPPKQLMLDSLLEERRRGLQRWLRIVSRHPVLGTDPLFITFLTDSTSEHQEHLRELYSRELDEFSKLSEDVELPLEDQGRLAASREMMRTMLNLVTKLMRLADQQAVRQQNQGKDMEEMSSILRHIGSSNKMLGDSTFSEMAVGFKEVATLSEKSALHQHNAINERFHLLIDVLTAHSDLCDRVDKGIVSDHQKALSKMLNLNKQRMKGVIRGTAAESVAAIHEKEVAQTGVVGNLGRRSAFSLHCVLQETSLAQEYLRVLPSILLSFTYEQNQGNANMVKIWETIVAKEADKLN; from the exons aTGGATTATGACATCATAACTGTTCAACTTGTTCCGGAAAAGAAGGGACTGTTTTTAAAACATTCTGAATATGAG attacttcaaaaaaatttaaatgcacCACATTCCGACGTTATAACGATTTCGTCAATTTGCACAACTTGCTAGTAACCCAAGCACCATATCG GATGATACCGCGTCTCCCTCCGAAACAATTGATGCTCGACTCATTACTGGAAGAGCGACGAAGAGGTCTGCAACGTTGGCTTCGTATTGTCTCACGTCATCCAGTTCTCGGTACAGATCCACTgtttataacatttttaacaGACAGCACCAGCGAACACCAAGAGCAT CTGCGAGAGTTGTACTCGAGGGAGTTGGACGAATTTTCCAAACTAAGTGAAGATGTTGAATTGCCATTGGAAGATCAAGGCCGTTTGGCTGCCAGTCGGGAAATGATGAGAACAATGCTGAATCTAGTAACTAAATTGATGCGACTGGCTGATCAG CAAGCGGTAAGACAACAAAATCAAGGCAAAGATATGGAGGAGATGAGTTCGATACTAAGACATATCGGCTCTTCGAATAAAATGCTGGGTGACAGTACGTTCAGCGAGATGGCAGTTGGTTTCAAGGAGGTGGCTACGTTATCCGAAAAAAGTGCACTTCATCAGCACAACGCAATAAACGAGCGATTCCATTTACTGATTGATGTTTTAACAGCACATAG TGATTTATGTGATAGAGTGGACAAAGGAATCGTTTCAGATCATCAAAAAGCTCTATCCAAAATGCTAAATCTCAATAAGCAACGGATGAAGGGTGTGATTCGAGGAACAGCA GCAGAAAGTGTGGCCGCAATTCACGAAAAAGAAGTGGCACAAACCGGAGTGGTAGGAAATTTAGGCAGACGCAGTGCGTTTAGTCTGCACTGCGTACTACAAGAAACATCATTGGCTCAAGAATATTTGCGCGTACTACCGTCAATTCTATTATCATTTACGTATGAGCAAAATCAAGGCAATGCCAACATGGTAAAGATCTGGGAAACAATTGTAGCCAAAGAAGCggacaaattaaattaa
- the LOC119074977 gene encoding N-acylneuraminate cytidylyltransferase, translating to MNIKGIYIIFLSTFMFSISVRGYVGQSDVCRKHSNYSNDEIVALILARGGSKGIHLKNLAQIGSDTLLSRTLKTIFNSKVFADVWVSTDSDLIASEAIKFNANVHIRAKHSADDSTTSIASVQEFLNIHSEINNVALVQCTSAFLTVRYLQEAVQLFQTTQVDCVFAVTRSFKLRWNYDAGKLVPLNFNLLHRPRRQDWNGELVETGMIYVTKKSLLQNGAFQNERCGFIEVCPSDELEIDSPSDLQLANVLIKLRKNYAAV from the exons ATGAACATAAAGGgcatttacataatttttttaagtacATTTATGTTTAGTATTTCCGTTCGTGGTTATGTTGGACAGTCAGATGT GTGCAGAAAACACTCAAACTACTCCAACGATGAAATTGTGGCGCTAATATTAGCTCGTGGTGGATCGAAGGGTATTCATCTGAAAAATTTGGCGCAAATCGGTTCAGACACACTGCTGAGCCGTACTttgaaaacgattttcaatAGTAAAGTTTTTGCCGATGTTTGGGTATCGACCGATTCCGATTTGATCGCTTCGGAAGCAATAAAAT TCAATGCCAACGTTCACATTCGAGCAAAGCACTCAGCCGATGACAGCACCACATCGATAGCATCTGTTCAGGAATTTTTAAATATCCATTCGGAGATTAATAATGTGGCTTTGGTGCAATGCACTTCAGCATTTCTAACGGTACGATATCTACAAGAAGCTGTGCAACTATTTCAGACTACCCAAGTGGACTGTGTATTTGCCGTTACAAG AAGCTTCAAGTTGCGATGGAATTACGACGCGGGAAAATTGGTTCCATTGAATTTTAACTTGCTACATAGACCACGCCGACAGGATTGGAATGGTGAACTTGTTGAAACGGGAATGATATATGTGACGAAGAAATCACTTCTACAGAACGGAGCGTTCCAAAACGAAAG ATGTGGTTTCATCGAAGTATGTCCATCTGACGAGCTAGAAATCGATTCACCATCAGATCTTCAGCTAGCTaatgttttaataaaattacggAAAAACTATGCGGCAGTTTGA